The following are encoded together in the Fundidesulfovibrio putealis DSM 16056 genome:
- a CDS encoding methyl-accepting chemotaxis protein — MVYALRLTRKIARCAAFAEAAANGRAAGGLGVTGSDETGRLAESLRSMARTITSKDAYLSGLMNGVAVPFSVITAQDTVLYTNRHMMDLMEIEGRPEDQIGKQSGEYMWGVKGRDTLSSVALRDRQLKVADRTVETRRGKVRHVHISTAPFFDTDNTLLGTVSIWLDQTEVVNAKEEAQRAMAEGMLQAASQLEGVVEVVTSASEELSAQIEQSSRGSEAQSQRVAETATAMEQMNATVFEVARNASQAAQAAENARHKALDGAQVVTQVVKGIGAVQEQALGMRSDMTALGKQAQGIGQVLNVISDIADQTNLLALNAAIEAARVGEFPSEGDLGYCTSSSLIRQSLRRKHDGCDSFNNLAHLPEACPAWGRAARFTH; from the coding sequence ATGGTGTACGCGCTTCGCCTGACGCGGAAGATCGCCAGATGCGCGGCGTTCGCCGAGGCCGCAGCAAACGGGCGCGCTGCGGGCGGGCTCGGCGTGACGGGCAGCGACGAGACCGGGCGTCTGGCTGAAAGCCTGCGCTCCATGGCCAGGACCATCACCAGCAAGGATGCGTACCTGTCCGGGTTGATGAACGGCGTGGCGGTTCCGTTTTCGGTCATAACGGCCCAGGACACCGTGCTCTACACCAACCGGCACATGATGGACCTCATGGAGATCGAAGGCCGCCCCGAGGACCAGATCGGCAAGCAGTCCGGGGAGTACATGTGGGGCGTGAAGGGGCGGGACACCTTGTCCAGCGTGGCCCTGCGCGACAGGCAGCTGAAGGTTGCGGACCGCACAGTGGAGACCCGGCGCGGCAAGGTGCGCCACGTGCACATATCCACGGCCCCGTTCTTCGATACCGATAACACGCTTCTGGGAACGGTCTCCATCTGGCTTGACCAGACGGAGGTCGTGAACGCCAAGGAAGAGGCGCAGCGAGCCATGGCCGAGGGGATGCTCCAGGCCGCGAGCCAGCTCGAGGGCGTGGTGGAAGTCGTGACTTCGGCGTCCGAGGAACTCTCCGCCCAGATCGAGCAGTCCAGCCGGGGCTCGGAGGCGCAGTCCCAGCGGGTGGCTGAAACCGCCACGGCCATGGAGCAGATGAACGCCACGGTGTTCGAGGTGGCGCGCAACGCGTCGCAGGCTGCGCAGGCCGCCGAGAACGCCAGGCACAAGGCCCTGGACGGCGCGCAGGTGGTCACCCAGGTGGTGAAGGGCATCGGCGCGGTGCAGGAGCAGGCGCTTGGCATGCGCTCGGACATGACGGCCCTGGGCAAGCAGGCCCAGGGGATCGGGCAGGTGTTGAACGTCATCTCCGACATTGCGGATCAGACCAACCTGCTGGCCCTGAACGCCGCCATCGAGGCGGCGCGAGTGGGGGAATTTCCTTCTGAAGGGGATTTAGGCTATTGTACTTCTTCATCCTTAATCCGCCAGTCCTTAAGGAGGAAACATGACGGTTGCGACTCTTTCAACAATTTGGCCCACTTACCTGAGGCTTGTCCGGCATGGGGCAGGGCCGCACGCTTTACGCACTGA
- a CDS encoding tyrosine-type recombinase/integrase, whose translation MTVATLSTIWPTYLRLVRHGAGPHALRTDHGMWNNHILPFFGAGCKLNKITSEKILEFRGVLSTKNISPQTVRHILGLLRRVLNRAFEWRMIKSVPKFEIQRFDNKRDRFLSEDEVEQLLSVLKSRSRLWHDITVLCVHTGLRFGEMRNLRAHNFDESNRIIHVRDTKSCNNRSIPLNDKAYEVLLLNKSKQEFIFTYNGKRLNRPGNSFWKAVEACGFNLGVTDRRHRVVFHTLRHTFASWLVQRGVHLLTVSKLLGHTSTEMTMRYSHLAPKQGRDAVDALLSLSKEPAALPTKGTAEDQSKAQTSSEAPHAPRMTFAQNLQPCSGCINRNLLFRSTFQSIVDPCFLCLQDVMDWPPGITGVGSLDKFKVTFNSAEDSTPFSYMKLFLSK comes from the coding sequence ATGACGGTTGCGACTCTTTCAACAATTTGGCCCACTTACCTGAGGCTTGTCCGGCATGGGGCAGGGCCGCACGCTTTACGCACTGACCATGGCATGTGGAACAATCACATATTACCCTTTTTTGGGGCAGGCTGCAAGCTCAACAAGATTACGTCTGAAAAGATACTTGAGTTCCGTGGGGTTCTTTCCACTAAAAACATCAGCCCTCAGACTGTCCGGCATATCCTCGGCCTGTTGCGTCGGGTGCTAAACCGTGCTTTTGAATGGAGAATGATTAAGTCTGTCCCGAAATTTGAGATTCAGAGGTTTGACAATAAGCGCGATCGTTTTTTGTCCGAAGATGAAGTCGAACAACTGCTCTCAGTTTTGAAAAGTCGGTCTCGTCTTTGGCATGACATCACAGTCCTATGCGTCCATACTGGACTCAGGTTTGGCGAAATGCGCAATCTCCGCGCGCATAATTTTGACGAATCAAATCGAATAATTCATGTACGGGATACCAAGTCATGCAACAACAGGAGCATACCATTAAATGACAAGGCGTATGAGGTGCTGCTTCTAAACAAGTCAAAACAAGAATTCATATTTACGTACAATGGAAAACGGCTAAATCGTCCTGGAAACTCTTTTTGGAAAGCGGTCGAGGCCTGCGGTTTCAACTTAGGCGTCACGGATAGACGGCATAGGGTCGTATTTCATACGTTGAGACATACGTTCGCAAGCTGGCTTGTACAACGTGGCGTCCACCTGCTCACGGTCAGCAAGCTACTGGGGCACACGTCCACGGAGATGACCATGCGCTATTCACATCTCGCACCAAAGCAAGGGAGAGATGCGGTTGACGCCCTTCTCTCGCTCAGCAAGGAGCCCGCTGCCCTGCCCACGAAGGGGACGGCGGAAGATCAGTCTAAAGCGCAAACATCCAGTGAGGCACCGCACGCACCGCGTATGACTTTTGCCCAGAACCTTCAGCCTTGTTCGGGCTGCATAAATAGAAATCTGCTCTTCAGGTCAACGTTCCAATCCATAGTTGATCCCTGCTTTCTTTGCCTGCAAGACGTGATGGATTGGCCTCCGGGGATCACTGGAGTGGGCAGCCTTGACAAATTCAAAGTCACATTCAATTCCGCTGAGGATTCAACCCCATTCAGCTATATGAAGTTGTTCCTTTCTAAGTAG
- a CDS encoding ATP-binding protein, with the protein MDEERCNGCGNCVADCAEGAIAIIDGKARVISDSFCDGLGACIGRCPTDALRIIQREAPPFDEAAALAQLATLKTDERKNGVAPSPHAAPSLHALTPQLGASPLRGTCPGTRPGSGPGWTPGAAPWPVKLRLVAPDAPFLHGADLLIAADCAAPVTPQFQELLGSKALLICCPKFEDTAATVDKLTAIFRQADLRSCTVLRMEVPCCGGLVRAVRTAHQASGTACRLEERVLSRGGVDMTA; encoded by the coding sequence ATTGACGAAGAACGCTGCAACGGTTGCGGCAACTGCGTGGCGGACTGCGCCGAAGGGGCCATCGCCATTATAGACGGCAAGGCCAGGGTTATTTCCGATTCCTTTTGCGACGGACTGGGGGCCTGCATCGGCAGATGCCCGACCGACGCCTTGCGCATTATCCAGCGCGAAGCGCCCCCCTTTGACGAGGCCGCTGCCCTGGCGCAGCTTGCCACGCTGAAGACAGACGAAAGAAAAAATGGTGTTGCACCTTCCCCGCACGCAGCACCGTCCCTGCATGCCTTAACGCCCCAGTTGGGCGCATCGCCCCTGCGCGGCACCTGTCCCGGCACCCGCCCCGGATCTGGGCCGGGCTGGACGCCAGGGGCTGCCCCCTGGCCGGTCAAATTGCGCCTGGTCGCGCCGGACGCGCCTTTTCTGCATGGTGCAGACCTGCTTATCGCGGCGGACTGCGCCGCGCCCGTTACCCCGCAGTTTCAAGAATTGCTGGGGTCCAAAGCCTTGTTGATCTGCTGCCCGAAATTTGAAGACACCGCCGCAACGGTAGACAAACTGACCGCCATATTCCGGCAGGCAGACCTTCGGTCCTGCACGGTGCTGCGCATGGAAGTACCCTGTTGCGGCGGCCTGGTGCGCGCCGTGCGCACAGCCCACCAGGCCAGTGGCACGGCCTGCCGCCTGGAAGAACGCGTGCTGTCACGGGGCGGGGTGGATATGACGGCATAA
- the phnC gene encoding phosphonate ABC transporter ATP-binding protein, protein MLTLHNISKHYQDHVALHNTTLTFAPGAFNVLLGPSGAGKSTLLRSCNLLAEPSTGYVEADGIGAVRSQSQSRQLRLMTACVFQQHQLILRQSVLTNVLNGRVGARPLWAGLLPTPRADIEDALRCLERVGLEDYALTRAGSLSGGQQQRVGIARALMQKPRILLADEPVASLDPTRAEEVLGLLHNICREDGLCAVVSLHQVRFAKRFADRIIALRAGRVVFDGTPEVLTQEALTHIYAPQTETPLCSAIKPQRPTEPPVAFNQTARAS, encoded by the coding sequence ATGCTGACACTGCACAACATCTCCAAACACTACCAGGACCATGTGGCCCTGCATAACACTACCCTTACCTTTGCGCCCGGCGCTTTCAACGTGCTGCTGGGGCCTTCGGGCGCGGGCAAATCCACGCTGTTGCGGTCCTGTAACCTTCTGGCGGAACCTTCAACCGGATATGTAGAGGCTGACGGCATAGGTGCTGTGCGCTCGCAAAGCCAAAGCCGCCAGCTGCGCCTTATGACGGCTTGTGTGTTCCAGCAGCACCAGCTTATTTTGCGGCAAAGCGTACTGACCAACGTGCTTAATGGCCGCGTGGGCGCGCGTCCTCTTTGGGCGGGCCTTCTTCCCACACCCAGGGCCGACATAGAAGACGCCCTGCGTTGCCTTGAACGCGTTGGCCTTGAAGACTATGCCCTGACACGGGCCGGCAGCCTTTCCGGCGGGCAACAGCAACGCGTGGGCATTGCCCGTGCGCTTATGCAAAAGCCTCGCATACTTCTGGCAGACGAGCCTGTGGCCAGCCTTGACCCGACCCGGGCAGAAGAAGTGCTGGGTCTGTTGCACAACATCTGCCGCGAAGACGGCCTGTGCGCGGTGGTAAGCCTGCACCAGGTCCGCTTTGCCAAACGCTTTGCCGACCGCATCATTGCCCTGCGCGCGGGCCGCGTCGTTTTTGACGGTACGCCAGAGGTTCTGACGCAGGAAGCCCTGACGCACATTTATGCGCCACAGACTGAAACACCCCTTTGTTCTGCCATAAAACCGCAACGCCCCACCGAACCGCCTGTCGCTTTTAACCAAACCGCGCGGGCCAGTTGA
- the phnD gene encoding phosphate/phosphite/phosphonate ABC transporter substrate-binding protein → MHRLLVALFLFCALIAHGTAVAADADPKVLKVALLPDESPSTIIKNNQTLKAYLEKALDKKVDLVVTTDYSSMIEAMRHGRLELAFFGPLSYVMAKSKCDIEPFAAMQKKGKNTYRGVVIANTSAGINTLEDIKGKKMAYGDTASTSSHLIPKSLLAAKGLEARRDYEAHFVGSHDAVALNVQNNNAQAGGLSETIFEALVEKGTISKDKVKVLAVSAEFPEYPWTMRSDLSPALKKRIQDAFVDLTDPAVLKPFKADGFTRITDKDYDVVRDLAKILNLDLAKM, encoded by the coding sequence GTGCATCGTTTGCTTGTCGCCCTTTTTCTGTTTTGCGCCCTTATTGCCCACGGCACAGCCGTGGCCGCCGACGCCGACCCCAAAGTGTTGAAGGTGGCCCTGCTGCCCGACGAAAGCCCCAGTACCATCATCAAGAACAACCAGACCTTGAAGGCCTATCTTGAAAAAGCCCTGGACAAAAAAGTCGACCTGGTCGTGACGACCGACTATTCCTCCATGATTGAGGCCATGCGCCACGGCCGCCTTGAACTGGCTTTCTTCGGTCCTCTTTCCTATGTCATGGCAAAGTCCAAATGCGACATAGAGCCGTTTGCCGCCATGCAGAAAAAAGGCAAGAATACCTATCGCGGCGTGGTTATCGCCAACACCAGCGCGGGCATCAACACCCTGGAAGACATCAAGGGCAAGAAGATGGCCTATGGCGACACCGCCTCCACCTCTTCGCACCTGATCCCCAAGTCACTTTTGGCGGCAAAGGGTCTGGAAGCGCGCCGCGACTATGAAGCCCACTTTGTGGGAAGCCACGATGCCGTGGCCCTGAATGTCCAAAACAACAACGCCCAGGCTGGCGGCCTTTCAGAAACCATATTTGAAGCCCTGGTGGAAAAAGGCACCATCTCCAAAGACAAAGTAAAGGTTCTTGCCGTGTCGGCAGAATTTCCCGAATACCCCTGGACCATGCGCAGCGACCTTTCCCCCGCGCTGAAAAAACGCATTCAAGATGCCTTTGTCGATCTGACTGATCCCGCGGTGCTGAAGCCCTTCAAAGCCGACGGTTTTACCCGGATCACCGACAAAGATTACGACGTGGTGCGCGACCTGGCGAAGATTCTGAACCTTGACCTGGCTAAAATGTAA
- the phnE gene encoding phosphonate ABC transporter, permease protein PhnE, which produces MESTFIVNNVAQNYRERLVLIGCIALGIALCVAYSGLADVPRILEGGPALWHLLGEMTPPDPSNWRSWLGPLMDTIAMSVAGTFLAVCLSLPLGFLAAANVSPHPVVYRLARSLLNTLRAVPELIMGILFVAAVGFGALPGVLALGLHSVGMVGKFFAEAVEHCDPKPVEAIRATGANPLKVLVYGVMPQVLPQLADITVYRWEYNFRASTVMGMVGAGGIGFELMASLRLMQYREVSAILLLILVMVTLVDALGSWLRGKCA; this is translated from the coding sequence GTGGAATCTACCTTTATTGTCAACAACGTCGCCCAAAATTACCGCGAACGCCTGGTGCTGATAGGCTGCATCGCCCTGGGCATAGCCCTGTGCGTTGCCTATTCCGGCCTGGCAGATGTGCCGCGCATTCTTGAGGGCGGCCCCGCCCTGTGGCACCTGCTGGGCGAGATGACACCCCCGGACCCCAGCAACTGGCGCTCGTGGCTGGGTCCGCTTATGGACACCATCGCCATGAGCGTGGCCGGTACGTTTCTGGCCGTATGCCTTTCGCTGCCCCTGGGCTTTCTGGCGGCGGCCAACGTTTCGCCCCACCCCGTTGTCTACCGTCTGGCACGCAGCCTGCTGAACACTTTGCGCGCCGTGCCGGAACTGATCATGGGTATTCTTTTTGTGGCGGCTGTGGGTTTTGGCGCATTACCGGGCGTGCTGGCCCTGGGTCTGCATTCCGTGGGCATGGTGGGCAAATTTTTTGCCGAAGCTGTGGAACACTGCGACCCCAAACCCGTTGAGGCCATCCGGGCCACGGGCGCGAACCCCCTGAAAGTGCTGGTGTACGGCGTCATGCCGCAGGTGCTTCCGCAACTGGCCGACATTACCGTGTACCGCTGGGAATATAACTTTCGCGCCTCCACTGTCATGGGCATGGTGGGCGCTGGCGGCATAGGGTTTGAACTTATGGCTTCCCTCAGGCTTATGCAATATCGCGAAGTGTCCGCGATATTATTGCTTATTCTTGTCATGGTGACACTGGTAGACGCCCTTGGGTCGTGGTTGCGAGGAAAATGCGCATGA
- a CDS encoding phosphonate dehydrogenase, whose product MSQKPLCVVTHWVHPEIINYLEPHCRLVVNKTRETWPRQILFDHLKEADAAMMFMPDWVDAELLDNAPRLKIVGAALKGYDNFDVDALTSRGVWLSYVPDLLTIPTAELTIALMLALGRHVLPGDKRVRSGAFEGWRPIFYGQGLHGSTVGIIGLGRLGQAVAQRLAGWGVKLIGYDIAELPDERKRELALAQTDMPTLLATADWVVCVSPLTPESKGLLGAAELAAMKPGAFLVNTGRGSCVDEEAVTEALEKGHLAGYAADVFAFEDWGLADRPRDVPEALRDPGLRTVFTPHLGSAVEQVRIDIAMEAARNIVDVLCGKAPRNPVNTI is encoded by the coding sequence ATGAGTCAAAAACCCCTTTGTGTGGTCACCCACTGGGTGCACCCTGAAATCATCAACTATCTTGAACCGCATTGCCGTCTTGTCGTTAACAAAACCCGCGAAACCTGGCCGCGCCAGATCCTCTTTGACCATCTCAAAGAGGCGGACGCCGCCATGATGTTTATGCCTGACTGGGTGGATGCCGAACTGCTGGACAATGCCCCCCGCCTTAAAATCGTGGGGGCAGCCCTCAAGGGCTATGACAACTTTGATGTGGACGCGCTGACGTCCAGGGGCGTGTGGCTTTCCTACGTGCCGGACCTTCTGACCATTCCCACGGCAGAGCTGACCATTGCCCTTATGCTGGCCCTGGGACGTCATGTGCTGCCAGGGGACAAACGGGTGCGCAGCGGGGCTTTTGAAGGCTGGCGGCCCATTTTTTACGGCCAGGGCCTGCACGGCTCCACCGTGGGCATCATCGGTCTGGGCCGCCTGGGCCAGGCCGTGGCCCAACGCCTGGCAGGCTGGGGCGTGAAGCTTATTGGCTATGACATTGCCGAACTGCCGGATGAACGCAAACGCGAACTTGCGCTGGCGCAAACAGATATGCCCACGCTGCTTGCCACTGCCGACTGGGTGGTGTGCGTAAGCCCGCTGACCCCTGAATCAAAAGGGCTTTTGGGCGCGGCCGAACTGGCCGCTATGAAACCCGGCGCGTTTCTTGTCAACACCGGGCGCGGCTCGTGCGTGGACGAAGAGGCCGTGACAGAAGCCCTGGAAAAAGGCCATCTTGCAGGCTATGCCGCCGACGTCTTTGCCTTTGAAGACTGGGGGCTGGCAGACCGCCCCCGCGATGTGCCCGAGGCCCTGCGGGACCCCGGTCTGCGCACTGTGTTCACCCCGCACCTTGGATCGGCCGTGGAACAGGTGCGCATTGATATCGCCATGGAAGCAGCCCGCAACATTGTGGACGTGCTCTGCGGCAAAGCGCCCCGAAATCCCGTAAACACAATCTGA
- a CDS encoding IS30 family transposase codes for MPGPGGGAVPVHTRRTVSAAHTPIYQYILADKKRGGTLHSHLRCQRKRKRRYGKPDRRGQIKGRISIDIRPSIVAERSRLGDWEADTVEGSKGGPVLVTLAERKSRLFLFGKAPNKSASEVRRVIEGLLTPIKDFVQTITYDNGKEFSYHADVSATLEAQGFFAHPYHSWERGLNENSNGLLRQYFPKGVSLASVTQDEIIAAMCRLNWRPRKCLGFKTPYEVFLEDANTQGLGVAL; via the coding sequence CTGCCGGGTCCAGGGGGCGGGGCGGTTCCTGTACATACACGCCGTACAGTTTCAGCTGCTCATACCCCCATTTACCAGTACATTCTGGCGGACAAAAAACGAGGAGGAACGCTGCACAGCCATTTGCGCTGCCAGCGCAAACGCAAACGACGATATGGCAAACCCGACAGACGAGGTCAAATCAAGGGGCGTATCAGCATAGACATACGCCCGTCCATTGTTGCCGAGCGCTCACGCCTTGGTGATTGGGAGGCTGATACCGTTGAAGGCAGTAAAGGAGGCCCCGTTTTGGTGACACTTGCAGAGCGTAAAAGTCGTCTTTTCCTGTTTGGCAAGGCTCCCAACAAAAGCGCCAGCGAAGTAAGGCGGGTCATTGAAGGACTCTTGACACCCATTAAGGACTTTGTTCAGACTATTACCTATGATAACGGCAAGGAGTTCAGCTACCATGCCGATGTGTCAGCTACACTCGAGGCTCAGGGATTTTTTGCGCACCCCTACCATTCGTGGGAGCGTGGCTTGAACGAGAACTCCAATGGCCTTCTACGCCAATACTTCCCCAAGGGGGTAAGCTTGGCATCGGTCACGCAAGATGAGATCATAGCGGCAATGTGCCGCTTGAACTGGCGGCCTAGAAAATGCCTTGGGTTTAAGACACCCTATGAAGTTTTTTTAGAAGACGCCAATACCCAAGGACTGGGTGTTGCACTTTGA
- a CDS encoding thermonuclease family protein translates to MKDMKRIFPAFIALILTVLVLPVVAMAWEAGQVRKVSDGDTLHVGNARVRLYGIDCPEKDQPFGQEAKDFVTSKIVQAGGQVFLDVIDKDHYGRLVAVVRLGKPDGPVLNQELLRAGLAWHYTRYCKTPTCEAWKETEASARTAKAGLWGQPNPTAPWNWRRKH, encoded by the coding sequence ATGAAAGACATGAAGAGAATCTTCCCGGCGTTTATTGCGCTGATCCTCACGGTTCTGGTGCTGCCGGTGGTGGCCATGGCGTGGGAGGCTGGCCAGGTCAGGAAGGTGAGCGACGGCGACACGTTGCACGTTGGGAATGCCCGCGTGCGTCTGTACGGCATCGACTGCCCGGAGAAGGACCAGCCTTTTGGCCAGGAGGCCAAGGACTTCGTGACATCAAAGATCGTCCAGGCCGGGGGCCAGGTCTTCCTGGATGTTATCGACAAGGACCATTACGGGCGCTTAGTGGCCGTTGTGCGGCTGGGCAAGCCCGATGGGCCTGTATTGAATCAGGAGCTGCTTCGGGCAGGCCTAGCCTGGCACTATACCCGGTATTGCAAAACGCCGACGTGCGAAGCCTGGAAGGAGACTGAGGCCTCGGCACGCACCGCCAAGGCCGGGCTTTGGGGCCAGCCCAATCCTACCGCGCCATGGAATTGGCGCAGAAAGCATTAG
- a CDS encoding ParA family protein, which yields MRKIAFVNQKGGVGKTTTVQNVGAALSRAGCRVLLVDLDAQGSLTASCGIEPDELEASVYDVMDGRASMGEVVRKGELDLLPATMSLAQADLTFAGRIGRENMLKKALSDIEAYDFVLLDCPPNLGLVTVNALVAADEIVIPVQAEFHALRGLELLHNTVAMVRDLNPMLRVLGIAVTFYDKRKTLNRDVFNELRRAFPDILFETKIRDAVALAEAPSHGKDIQAYRPGSAGAEDYDRLANEIARRA from the coding sequence ATGCGCAAAATAGCTTTTGTGAACCAAAAGGGCGGGGTCGGGAAGACGACGACCGTTCAGAATGTCGGGGCGGCCCTTTCACGGGCAGGGTGCCGTGTCCTGCTGGTGGACCTGGACGCCCAGGGCAGCCTGACCGCATCGTGCGGCATCGAACCGGATGAACTGGAAGCGAGCGTCTATGACGTCATGGACGGGCGGGCCAGCATGGGGGAGGTCGTCCGCAAGGGCGAGCTGGACCTTCTTCCGGCTACCATGAGCCTGGCGCAGGCCGACCTTACCTTTGCGGGCAGGATCGGGCGAGAGAACATGCTGAAGAAGGCGTTGAGCGACATCGAGGCGTATGATTTTGTGCTCCTGGACTGTCCGCCGAACCTGGGCCTCGTCACCGTCAACGCCCTGGTGGCGGCGGATGAGATCGTTATCCCGGTACAGGCTGAATTTCACGCCCTGAGGGGGCTGGAACTGCTCCACAACACTGTGGCCATGGTGCGGGACCTTAACCCCATGCTGCGTGTCCTGGGCATAGCCGTGACGTTCTACGACAAGCGCAAGACTTTGAACCGCGACGTGTTCAACGAGTTGCGCCGAGCCTTCCCGGACATCCTTTTCGAAACGAAGATTCGCGATGCCGTGGCCTTGGCCGAGGCACCCAGCCACGGCAAGGACATCCAGGCTTACCGGCCAGGAAGCGCTGGCGCTGAGGACTACGACAGGCTTGCAAACGAAATCGCACGGAGGGCGTGA
- a CDS encoding BrnT family toxin yields MQFEWDKTKAQANLDKHGLDFEDAKKVFSRPVVITPDARRDYGELRYKALGELDGVIVYIAFTPRRDAVRIISMRPANRKEREAYAKSHQKRP; encoded by the coding sequence ATGCAATTTGAATGGGACAAAACAAAGGCTCAGGCTAACCTGGACAAGCACGGCTTGGATTTCGAGGATGCCAAGAAAGTTTTTTCCCGTCCTGTCGTGATAACGCCGGATGCGCGGCGCGACTATGGCGAGCTGAGATACAAAGCCTTGGGGGAGCTTGACGGAGTGATAGTCTACATCGCCTTCACGCCCCGAAGGGATGCAGTTCGCATCATTTCCATGCGCCCGGCCAATAGAAAGGAGCGTGAAGCGTATGCCAAATCCCACCAAAAGCGACCTTAG
- a CDS encoding BrnA antitoxin family protein produces MPNPTKSDLSRVRAMSDADIERIALEDPDAQPMTDEELAQAKRMRLDDFLPTTKAKVCLRLDQDVVTWFRARGRGYQTKINAALRAFIDSQEHRPRP; encoded by the coding sequence ATGCCAAATCCCACCAAAAGCGACCTTAGCCGCGTTCGGGCCATGTCTGACGCTGACATAGAGCGAATTGCTTTGGAAGACCCTGACGCCCAACCCATGACGGACGAAGAGTTGGCGCAAGCAAAACGGATGCGCCTGGATGATTTTTTGCCAACTACCAAGGCAAAAGTTTGTTTGCGGCTGGATCAGGACGTGGTGACATGGTTCCGTGCCCGTGGGCGCGGGTATCAAACCAAGATCAATGCCGCCTTGCGAGCCTTCATAGATTCCCAGGAACATCGGCCCCGGCCCTAA